One window of the Sphaerochaeta associata genome contains the following:
- a CDS encoding YibE/F family protein: MKVQMVVRERILVLGLLALVLVLIRIPTGFERKIYSNAVGTKARVIAVDNTTLLNKGVVRMGEQVITVRLLGSPFKGMETKAVNLLGGKLEFDTVYQEGDLAWVLLEQSEDGQIIFANMVSLYRFPKELQLLLLFATLLLLVSGRKGLRTLLSFTLAFLLIWKVLIPLCLKGYEPILIALLVGAALTVSCLLLVAGLTKKAYCAIASSLLCSLVTCLLATVGTSYFSIHGAVMSWSESLLYAGFEQVNLTKLLQAAIYLSCSGAILDLAVDISAALDEVHLHNRGVTRKELFASGMHIGQSVVGSQTTTLLLAYIGSYLTIMMVYMAQGTPLMSILNSQSVAAEILHTLIGCIGLVLVAPLTSLVCASVYTKQTTPLAPSLSAVQEPSCGVGPDR; this comes from the coding sequence CTGGTCTTAGGTTTACTCGCGCTTGTCCTGGTCCTGATTCGTATTCCCACCGGCTTCGAACGGAAAATCTACAGTAACGCCGTTGGGACCAAGGCCCGTGTCATTGCCGTGGACAATACCACCCTTTTGAATAAAGGCGTGGTAAGGATGGGCGAGCAGGTGATCACCGTCCGCTTGCTCGGCTCCCCCTTCAAGGGGATGGAGACGAAGGCTGTGAACCTGCTTGGCGGTAAACTTGAGTTCGATACCGTCTACCAGGAAGGTGACTTGGCATGGGTGTTGTTGGAACAAAGTGAGGATGGGCAGATCATCTTTGCCAATATGGTCAGTCTTTACCGATTTCCCAAGGAGTTGCAGTTGCTTCTGTTGTTTGCAACCCTGCTGCTGTTGGTTTCAGGAAGGAAAGGTCTTCGTACCCTGCTTTCCTTCACGTTGGCATTTCTGTTGATCTGGAAGGTCCTCATTCCCCTCTGCCTCAAAGGGTACGAGCCCATCCTCATCGCTCTGTTGGTAGGGGCGGCATTAACCGTCTCTTGCCTCTTGTTGGTAGCAGGATTGACGAAAAAAGCCTATTGCGCCATCGCAAGTTCGTTGCTTTGTTCCTTGGTGACATGTCTGCTGGCCACGGTGGGAACTTCATACTTTTCCATCCATGGTGCGGTAATGAGCTGGTCTGAATCATTGTTGTATGCCGGGTTCGAGCAGGTGAATCTGACCAAGCTGTTACAGGCCGCCATCTATCTCTCCTGCAGCGGGGCCATCCTTGATTTGGCCGTCGACATCAGTGCAGCCCTCGATGAGGTGCACCTGCACAATCGTGGAGTAACTCGCAAAGAGTTGTTTGCCAGCGGCATGCACATCGGGCAATCGGTGGTAGGCAGTCAAACCACCACCTTGCTGCTTGCCTATATCGGCAGCTACCTGACCATCATGATGGTATACATGGCCCAGGGAACCCCGTTGATGAGCATTCTCAACTCCCAAAGTGTTGCCGCAGAAATTCTGCACACCCTCATCGGGTGCATCGGCTTGGTGTTGGTTGCCCCTCTCACATCACTGGTCTGTGCATCAGTCTATACGAAACAGACTACACCTCTTGCTCCATCTCTTTCTGCTGTTCAAGAGCCTTCATGCGGTGTTGGTCCCGATAGATGA